AATATTCAAAAAAAAACGAGAACTTAATTTTACTTAGGTTCTCGTTATTATATAATGAATTTTTTTTTTAGAATTTAAATCCTAAGCTAATATTCGAAACAGCCGTTTTTACTTTTGCGTTAGATGCATCAATATCGGTTATTCCGCCTAGGTACCTGTAATCTAATGTTAATTTCCATAGATCAACGCCTACACCACCTATAAAACTATTATTGTTTTTTACAATATCTATGTAGTTTAGATTGTTGCTAGTGTCTATGCTAGAGTAATTTTTCCAGTTGTAACCGCCAAATATTCTAACATTTCCGAGTTTGCCTAATGGAACAATTTTGTAACCTACAATTAATGACGCTTCGGTTCCTGATAATTTATAATCTGTATTGACAAGACCAGTCTCTGAG
The nucleotide sequence above comes from Flavobacterium branchiarum. Encoded proteins:
- a CDS encoding outer membrane beta-barrel protein, with translation MKKIFLITLLCISANSFAQLLQFGPIVSTNITSISTNDYHSDSSGNSVGFGGFARVNLLMLYGQAEFGYAQSKFTISETGLVNTDYKLSGTEASLIVGYKIVPLGKLGNVRIFGGYNWKNYSSIDTSNNLNYIDIVKNNNSFIGGVGVDLWKLTLDYRYLGGITDIDASNAKVKTAVSNISLGFKF